In one window of Pseudobdellovibrionaceae bacterium DNA:
- the tsaE gene encoding tRNA (adenosine(37)-N6)-threonylcarbamoyltransferase complex ATPase subunit type 1 TsaE — protein MRTLHKEETVSIASLSDLEAYVGEFVGRIGPHALVLLSGPLGAGKTQFVRYFAGALGVLDVSSPSFALHNEYVLPDTTIDHVDLYRLGDEMDLESMGFWDLFEKDHGYILVEWADRIDKNMFPPQWPVVEVQIIADRKVGDTRILQVRHFA, from the coding sequence ATGCGAACATTACACAAAGAAGAAACAGTATCCATTGCATCGCTTTCGGACCTTGAAGCCTATGTTGGCGAGTTTGTTGGCCGCATTGGCCCCCATGCGCTGGTGTTACTCAGTGGGCCCTTGGGGGCGGGTAAAACACAGTTTGTGCGTTATTTCGCTGGGGCCCTGGGAGTGCTCGATGTGAGTTCGCCAAGTTTTGCCTTGCATAATGAGTACGTGTTGCCAGACACGACTATAGATCATGTTGACCTTTATCGCTTGGGCGATGAGATGGACTTAGAGAGCATGGGATTTTGGGATCTATTTGAAAAAGATCATGGTTACATACTGGTCGAGTGGGCTGATCGCATTGATAAAAATATGTTTCCGCCGCAATGGCCTGTTGTAGAAGTTCAGATTATTGCAGATCGAAAAGTCGGAGACACTCGCATATTGCAGGTCAGGCACTTCGCTTAG
- a CDS encoding NAD(P)H-hydrate dehydratase, which produces MRLATVSQCREVDRMAMEVYGLSGEVLMESAGALAAREIDQSFYPELQRGLTSIVCGPGNNGGDGLVLARHLHSAGHRDVVAFVLAPEGQRSELFKVQLHRAELHGLRVVDVQASPEKLEQIKSSSLLIDALFGIGLSRPLEGEWLQLVDLMNSVRAPLVALDAPSGLDCDRGVVLGAVAKADMTLAFGLARPGFFTADGPHNVGRLRVLPIGYPFECLRGVATSHFAFTEKLARRYLPRYGERSNKTDHGRLLVLAGSEGHWGAGVLAAGAAYRVGAGLVTWASFDSPHRQIVDAPEILTDVISEELVKSNHFQAVAVGPGLGINEETAKVIKWLKQSKAQVVLDADAITACVNFNLFPLPESWVLTPHAGELARVIGMETSEIEKDRYHAALLGHKKSGAHVLLKGYRSILAYQDRYMVITAGNAALATAGTGDVLTGMIGGLLAQGLEPVQGTATATYLHGRMADEWVRVGKHQAALTASDLRDQLPLLMGRMVDGTLI; this is translated from the coding sequence ATGCGATTAGCCACGGTGAGCCAGTGTCGCGAAGTGGATCGAATGGCCATGGAGGTTTATGGTTTAAGCGGCGAGGTTCTAATGGAGTCCGCAGGTGCACTGGCGGCGCGTGAAATCGACCAATCTTTCTACCCCGAACTGCAAAGGGGCCTCACCAGTATAGTATGTGGACCTGGAAACAACGGAGGCGATGGTTTGGTGCTGGCAAGGCACCTGCACTCGGCAGGGCATCGAGATGTGGTAGCCTTTGTCTTGGCTCCTGAGGGGCAGCGCTCTGAGTTATTTAAAGTGCAACTGCATCGGGCGGAGCTGCACGGGTTGCGCGTGGTGGATGTGCAAGCGAGTCCTGAAAAACTAGAGCAGATCAAAAGTTCATCGCTACTTATAGATGCTCTTTTTGGCATTGGATTGTCGCGTCCCTTAGAAGGCGAGTGGTTGCAGTTAGTAGACCTAATGAACTCTGTGCGGGCTCCGCTTGTGGCATTAGATGCGCCGTCGGGTTTGGATTGTGACCGCGGTGTGGTGTTGGGGGCCGTCGCGAAGGCCGATATGACATTGGCTTTTGGTTTAGCCAGGCCGGGATTTTTTACGGCCGATGGACCGCACAACGTGGGACGCCTTCGGGTGTTACCCATCGGATATCCTTTTGAGTGTTTAAGAGGTGTGGCCACTTCTCATTTTGCATTTACCGAAAAATTAGCCAGACGATATTTACCCCGCTACGGTGAGCGGTCTAACAAAACGGATCACGGTCGGTTGTTGGTGTTGGCTGGCTCAGAGGGGCATTGGGGAGCCGGCGTACTAGCAGCCGGAGCGGCTTATCGCGTGGGTGCCGGTCTTGTGACTTGGGCGAGTTTTGATTCCCCCCATCGGCAGATCGTTGATGCCCCTGAAATACTCACAGACGTCATTAGTGAAGAGTTGGTTAAAAGTAATCACTTCCAAGCTGTGGCTGTGGGGCCAGGGTTGGGCATCAATGAGGAGACGGCCAAAGTCATTAAATGGTTAAAGCAGTCAAAAGCTCAGGTGGTTTTGGATGCCGATGCGATCACGGCTTGTGTGAATTTCAACTTGTTCCCACTTCCGGAGTCTTGGGTGTTGACGCCTCATGCTGGTGAATTGGCCCGAGTTATTGGCATGGAGACTTCTGAAATTGAAAAAGATCGTTACCATGCGGCGTTGCTAGGACATAAAAAAAGTGGCGCCCATGTATTGTTAAAGGGATATAGAAGTATTTTAGCTTATCAAGATCGTTACATGGTGATCACGGCTGGTAATGCGGCGTTGGCCACAGCCGGAACCGGAGACGTGCTTACAGGTATGATCGGGGGCCTATTGGCGCAGGGGTTAGAGCCCGTTCAGGGAACGGCTACAGCCACCTATTTGCACGGTCGAATGGCCGATGAGTGGGTGAGAGTGGGTAAGCATCAGGCCGCATTGACGGCTTCTGATTTACGAGACCAACTTCCCCTCTTGATGGGTCGAATGGTTGACGGAACACTGATTTAG
- a CDS encoding phosphoglucosamine mutase — MSESKSNSKKKTSNSLVPNKPTTGQRPRLFGTDGIRGTSGRFPMTPEVVVKVGQAMGYLLRQNPSRRGGGARTVLIGKDTRLSGYMIEQALASGLNSMGVRVQLTGPLPTPGIGFVAQNMRADAGIVISASHNAYYDNGIKIFGPDGFKIPDEMEREIERLVFEVDLNGMLADPDEIGRSRRIEDAAGRYIVYAKNAFPLNLSLDGLRIVLDCANGSAYRVAPAIFEELGAEVIVLGNDPNGFNINDKTGALYPDKTAQAVLKYRADVGISLDGDADRVIMVDNKGHLVNGDHILAIAAIHLAKKNKLPKETIVATQMSNIGLDNLLKQYGVKVVRTSVGDKYVVDEMRRNGYVLGGEQSGHIIFLEHSTTGDGCVAALNVLAVMQAENKTLAELNELMVDLPQVLINTRVGHRRELSDLPGYNQLIVDVENKLAGAGRVFVRFSGTEPVVRVLVEGPDKRLISQYAEEIASFLQKHLAD; from the coding sequence ATGAGTGAGTCAAAAAGTAATTCAAAGAAAAAGACATCTAATTCGTTGGTCCCCAATAAACCTACCACCGGACAACGTCCGAGGCTTTTTGGTACCGATGGTATTCGCGGGACATCGGGCCGTTTCCCCATGACACCCGAGGTGGTGGTAAAGGTCGGCCAGGCCATGGGATACCTTTTGCGACAAAACCCCAGTCGTCGAGGTGGTGGGGCTCGTACGGTGCTGATTGGTAAAGACACTCGATTGTCGGGCTATATGATTGAGCAGGCATTGGCCAGCGGCCTCAACTCCATGGGAGTGCGCGTGCAGCTGACCGGTCCACTGCCCACGCCGGGAATTGGGTTTGTTGCGCAAAATATGCGAGCTGATGCAGGGATTGTGATTTCCGCATCCCATAATGCTTATTATGACAACGGCATTAAGATATTTGGACCTGATGGTTTTAAAATTCCAGATGAGATGGAGCGTGAAATTGAGCGGCTTGTGTTTGAAGTGGATCTCAATGGTATGCTGGCTGATCCAGATGAGATTGGTCGCAGTCGCCGAATAGAAGATGCGGCTGGTCGATACATTGTGTATGCCAAAAATGCGTTTCCCCTAAATTTGAGTCTTGATGGTTTGAGAATTGTTTTGGATTGCGCAAATGGCAGTGCTTATCGAGTGGCTCCAGCTATTTTTGAAGAATTGGGTGCTGAAGTGATCGTTCTGGGCAATGATCCCAATGGTTTCAATATCAATGATAAAACTGGAGCGCTATACCCAGATAAAACGGCCCAGGCTGTATTAAAATATCGGGCCGATGTGGGCATCAGTCTTGATGGTGATGCAGACCGAGTGATTATGGTGGATAACAAAGGTCATCTCGTGAATGGAGATCATATCCTAGCTATTGCTGCGATTCATTTGGCGAAGAAAAACAAATTGCCAAAAGAGACAATCGTCGCCACGCAAATGAGCAACATTGGCTTGGATAATCTTCTCAAACAATATGGCGTGAAAGTGGTGCGAACCTCTGTGGGTGATAAGTATGTTGTGGATGAAATGCGCCGAAATGGTTATGTGCTGGGCGGAGAGCAATCGGGTCACATTATATTTTTAGAACACAGCACGACGGGTGATGGATGTGTGGCCGCACTTAATGTGCTTGCTGTGATGCAAGCTGAAAATAAAACATTGGCTGAGCTCAATGAGCTGATGGTCGATTTGCCCCAAGTATTGATCAATACGCGTGTGGGTCATCGGCGTGAATTGAGCGACTTGCCCGGATATAACCAACTGATTGTTGATGTTGAAAATAAACTAGCCGGGGCTGGCCGCGTGTTTGTTCGATTTTCAGGTACAGAACCCGTGGTCCGCGTGCTCGTCGAGGGGCCTGATAAACGATTGATCAGCCAATATGCTGAAGAGATTGCCTCTTTTCTGCAAAAACATTTAGCGGATTAG
- a CDS encoding TIGR00159 family protein, whose translation MDVLDLFLVWLVFYRVLLLIRHSGAIQILTGIAVLALGFKLSGWLELHTLHLILEMFFSNLFLVAVILFQGEIRRALAQIGSRPFMGGQTSIQASHVIEELAQGSIQLAQKGWGALIVIEREIALDYFVEPGTTIDGEVRAPVINSLFHPASPLHDGAMIVRNGRILSAGNFLPLSKNPALDKNLGTRHRAAIGLTEETDAVVLVVSEENKSVSGVQSGKLSTELDHSGLRTFLYEIYGMVPGSEARGSS comes from the coding sequence ATGGACGTGTTGGACTTGTTTTTGGTGTGGCTGGTGTTTTACCGGGTTTTGCTGCTGATTCGGCATTCAGGAGCGATACAAATCCTCACGGGGATTGCGGTCTTGGCATTGGGATTCAAACTCAGTGGTTGGCTTGAACTCCACACACTTCATCTTATACTTGAGATGTTTTTTTCAAACCTCTTTCTTGTTGCCGTTATTTTGTTTCAAGGCGAGATCCGGCGGGCGTTGGCACAAATAGGCAGTCGACCGTTTATGGGGGGGCAAACCTCTATTCAAGCCTCTCATGTCATAGAGGAACTGGCGCAAGGGTCCATTCAATTGGCTCAGAAGGGTTGGGGGGCTTTGATTGTGATCGAGCGGGAAATTGCCTTAGATTATTTCGTGGAGCCAGGAACCACCATTGATGGGGAAGTGCGAGCGCCAGTGATCAATTCTTTGTTTCATCCGGCAAGTCCATTACATGATGGTGCGATGATCGTGCGTAACGGCCGCATTCTATCAGCCGGCAACTTTTTGCCGTTAAGCAAAAACCCAGCCTTGGATAAAAATTTAGGAACCCGGCATCGAGCGGCTATTGGTCTCACAGAAGAGACCGATGCTGTCGTATTAGTGGTGAGTGAGGAAAATAAATCAGTGAGTGGGGTTCAGTCGGGAAAACTCAGCACGGAATTGGACCATAGTGGATTACGCACTTTTCTTTACGAAATTTATGGCATGGTGCCGGGCTCAGAGGCGCGGGGGAGTTCATGA
- a CDS encoding ATP-dependent metallopeptidase FtsH/Yme1/Tma family protein yields the protein MRTSQKTLAMWAIFAVVIVLLYQMYEVQNREIIRDFNYSKFEQAVKNKEIKEGSIVFRDGEILGEIDAPFLEGYRGKRFQIVGNTETDGGYKLLKDNGYIPNYERADNSLLTSVFLNWLPLILIFGLFIFLFRQLQAGGGKAMSFGKSRARLLTENKNKVTFKDVAGVEEAKEELAEIVQFLKEPKKFTRLGGRIPKGVLLVGPPGTGKTLLARAVAGEANVPFFTISGSDFVEMFVGVGASRVRDLFEQGKKNAPCLIFIDEIDAVGRHRGAGMGGGHDEREQTLNQLLVEMDGFESNEGVILIAATNRPDVLDPALLRPGRFDRRVVVNKPDLVGREKILGVHVRKTPLASDVDLEKVARGTPGFSGADLENLVNEAALIAAREDKHKVTMHDFEKAKDKVLMGSERRSMVISEEDKRITAYHEAGHTLVGKKLPGMDPIHKVSIIPRGMALGVTQTLPKEDTLNLTKSKATNTIAFLFGGRAAEEIIFEDYTTGAGNDIERATDLARSMVCEWGMSEKIGPLALERREGPVFLGMQSSQSKEYSDSKAEEIDKEVYRLVTEGHEKAKQILRENVDVLHNLAKALLEHETIDGEEVNSLIEGMSLEEMSKRRGHLKEKMAAEQKEAAEKAEQQERLEKSKKEDPQGGRDPMGNPGPITA from the coding sequence ATGCGAACATCACAGAAAACTCTAGCTATGTGGGCTATATTTGCCGTGGTCATTGTGCTTTTGTATCAAATGTATGAAGTGCAAAACCGTGAAATAATCCGTGACTTCAATTACTCAAAGTTTGAGCAAGCGGTTAAGAATAAAGAAATCAAAGAAGGCAGCATTGTCTTTCGCGATGGTGAGATTCTTGGCGAAATTGATGCGCCGTTCTTGGAAGGCTACCGCGGTAAACGCTTTCAAATTGTTGGGAATACCGAAACCGATGGTGGGTACAAGCTTTTAAAAGATAACGGATACATTCCCAATTATGAAAGAGCTGATAACTCGCTTTTGACCTCCGTGTTTTTAAATTGGCTGCCCCTTATTTTAATTTTCGGTTTGTTTATTTTCTTGTTCCGTCAATTGCAGGCTGGTGGTGGGAAGGCAATGAGTTTTGGCAAAAGTCGAGCGCGACTACTCACCGAAAACAAAAACAAAGTGACTTTTAAAGATGTTGCCGGTGTGGAAGAGGCAAAAGAAGAGCTTGCAGAAATCGTTCAGTTCCTAAAGGAACCTAAAAAGTTCACCCGCTTAGGTGGACGAATTCCCAAGGGTGTGTTGTTGGTGGGGCCCCCAGGAACAGGTAAAACATTGTTGGCTCGCGCGGTGGCTGGTGAAGCCAATGTTCCCTTTTTCACAATCTCTGGATCCGACTTCGTAGAAATGTTTGTGGGCGTGGGTGCAAGCCGAGTGCGAGATTTGTTCGAGCAAGGAAAAAAGAATGCACCCTGTTTGATTTTTATCGATGAAATCGACGCTGTGGGAAGACACCGTGGTGCGGGTATGGGCGGTGGCCACGATGAACGCGAACAAACACTGAATCAGCTTCTTGTAGAAATGGATGGTTTTGAAAGTAATGAAGGTGTGATCCTCATTGCGGCGACAAACCGCCCTGATGTCCTTGACCCGGCGTTGTTGCGACCAGGCCGTTTTGATCGACGAGTCGTGGTGAATAAGCCAGATCTTGTCGGGCGCGAGAAGATTCTCGGTGTGCATGTGAGAAAAACACCTTTGGCTTCTGATGTTGATCTTGAAAAAGTGGCTCGCGGGACACCTGGGTTTAGTGGTGCCGATCTTGAAAATCTAGTGAATGAAGCGGCCTTGATTGCCGCCCGTGAAGATAAACATAAAGTGACCATGCATGACTTCGAAAAAGCCAAAGACAAGGTCTTGATGGGTTCAGAACGCCGATCAATGGTCATTAGCGAGGAAGATAAGCGTATCACCGCCTATCATGAAGCGGGCCACACACTGGTGGGCAAGAAGCTTCCGGGCATGGATCCCATTCACAAGGTATCTATCATACCCCGTGGCATGGCGTTGGGTGTGACTCAGACACTTCCGAAAGAAGACACTCTCAATCTGACGAAAAGCAAGGCGACAAATACCATTGCGTTTTTGTTTGGGGGGAGAGCAGCTGAGGAAATTATATTTGAAGATTACACCACAGGTGCGGGTAACGATATTGAGCGGGCCACTGACTTGGCACGAAGCATGGTTTGCGAGTGGGGTATGAGTGAGAAAATCGGACCACTAGCCCTTGAGCGTCGAGAAGGACCGGTCTTTTTAGGCATGCAATCAAGCCAGTCCAAAGAGTATTCGGATTCAAAGGCTGAGGAAATCGACAAAGAGGTTTATCGATTGGTGACAGAGGGTCATGAAAAGGCCAAGCAAATTCTTCGGGAAAATGTAGATGTGCTTCATAACTTGGCAAAAGCTTTGCTGGAGCATGAAACCATTGACGGCGAAGAAGTAAATTCTCTTATTGAAGGTATGAGTCTAGAGGAAATGTCAAAGCGACGGGGCCACCTTAAAGAAAAGATGGCTGCTGAGCAAAAAGAAGCCGCTGAAAAAGCAGAACAACAAGAGCGACTTGAAAAATCTAAGAAAGAAGACCCACAAGGGGGACGAGACCCCATGGGAAATCCAGGGCCAATAACAGCATAG
- the tilS gene encoding tRNA lysidine(34) synthetase TilS: MEHGARHNEKRPLEAFEYSILRSLMPLALSQRTLFLGVSGGLDSVAMMHIMHRLVPYLDCQMAVIHVHHGRGSATQEEFRRGSYDFVKSLCKEYQVPFHSNFQPPGTWTLIPEAPLRAEGELREIRFKVFEEAMKKAPPSGNPLLTLAHHADDLLETRMMRLIRGVGPQGVQAMVNYDGKILRPLLTLSRNSFEYAVQGLRVG, from the coding sequence ATGGAACACGGCGCTCGTCATAACGAAAAAAGACCTCTAGAGGCCTTTGAGTATTCTATTCTCAGATCACTAATGCCTTTGGCGCTTTCTCAGAGAACGCTGTTTTTGGGTGTTTCCGGTGGGTTGGACTCTGTGGCGATGATGCATATTATGCATCGATTGGTGCCATATTTAGATTGTCAGATGGCTGTTATTCACGTGCACCACGGGAGGGGGTCAGCTACTCAAGAAGAGTTCCGGCGTGGCAGTTATGATTTTGTGAAGTCTCTCTGTAAAGAGTATCAAGTCCCATTTCATAGTAATTTTCAACCACCTGGTACTTGGACTTTAATACCTGAAGCCCCCCTGCGGGCGGAAGGGGAGCTGCGGGAGATTCGTTTTAAAGTGTTTGAGGAAGCGATGAAAAAGGCGCCCCCTTCAGGAAATCCCCTGCTGACCTTAGCTCATCATGCGGATGACTTATTAGAAACCCGTATGATGCGACTGATTCGCGGTGTGGGTCCGCAAGGGGTTCAGGCCATGGTGAATTACGATGGGAAAATTTTAAGACCTCTACTGACATTATCCAGGAACTCTTTTGAGTACGCCGTTCAGGGTTTAAGGGTTGGATGA
- a CDS encoding SRPBCC family protein, with translation MASAKTTEVFPCTVEQFYAIITDYENYPEFLSEVKQCRVVGEENGQKVVEYDVSMIKNFSYRLAMTEEVNKKVSWSFESGDIFKSLQGYWELEDEAGKCRATYSVEAKFNLFVPGPVAKALVNVNLPNMMSSYHKRVAELYG, from the coding sequence ATGGCAAGTGCAAAAACCACTGAGGTGTTCCCATGCACGGTGGAACAATTTTATGCGATTATTACAGATTACGAGAATTATCCGGAGTTTTTGTCAGAGGTGAAGCAGTGCCGCGTCGTGGGTGAAGAAAACGGTCAAAAAGTAGTAGAGTATGATGTTTCCATGATTAAAAATTTCTCGTACCGTTTGGCTATGACTGAAGAAGTAAACAAAAAAGTCAGCTGGTCATTTGAGTCGGGCGATATATTTAAGTCTCTGCAGGGGTATTGGGAGCTGGAAGATGAAGCGGGAAAATGTCGGGCCACGTATTCGGTCGAGGCAAAATTTAATCTGTTCGTGCCAGGTCCAGTGGCCAAAGCCTTGGTCAATGTGAACCTGCCCAATATGATGAGCAGTTATCACAAACGAGTGGCAGAACTTTACGGTTAA
- a CDS encoding NUDIX hydrolase translates to MKNRFRATAICIEKESLLLVRLLDHVSMNYFWIPPGGEIQPGESPATAAARETFEETGYQIEVYENIHVQKSHPFFWEGEEYFSTTDYFFAKLKSNTPDEKQMDQREPYIIEHTWFPIAQGIGTLTVHPDIRSAAIEILTQAKDNDCI, encoded by the coding sequence ATGAAGAATCGGTTCCGAGCCACGGCCATATGCATCGAAAAAGAAAGTTTACTTCTCGTTCGTTTACTTGATCATGTCAGTATGAACTATTTTTGGATCCCTCCAGGAGGCGAGATTCAGCCAGGCGAATCACCAGCCACTGCTGCTGCGCGAGAAACCTTTGAAGAAACTGGCTACCAAATAGAAGTGTATGAAAATATCCACGTACAAAAAAGCCACCCCTTTTTTTGGGAAGGCGAAGAGTATTTTTCAACGACCGACTACTTTTTTGCTAAATTGAAGAGTAATACTCCCGACGAAAAACAAATGGACCAACGAGAGCCTTATATTATCGAACACACTTGGTTTCCTATTGCCCAAGGCATAGGCACTCTCACTGTTCATCCTGACATTCGAAGTGCAGCCATTGAAATCTTAACGCAAGCCAAAGACAACGACTGCATCTAG
- a CDS encoding OmpA family protein, with translation MLRWIGMALLLMTSGAQANVVGSDIQNFNPTTNGLDFVTVESSETLEPGVINLGLFLNYAVNVLPNYENTTTQERTRFQDSLTGMDFNMGVGILGRWDFGLSIPQVLLQSSKDENDVVRGEIAQTGLTELRLNSKYRLWGADESGGVAIAGGVNFNQIIDNPFAGQGAGPTYNLQLIYDTTMGQNAVGVNAGYRMRNPGTSVVAEIEPFKDQYIVSFAVSRMIESWRSKFITEVYAGFPAQSSATASDRELSSVELVGGIKHDLYESLALHAGGGTELLHGSSTADWRIYAGLNWVTDMLVRSKETTLYRKDKAGQLEYGYFGSAVPAFNQTPQLGIQRFVARNVLFEFDSADVKPEFAKVLGQLAEYVSKEPVFKKLTIEGHTDSTGPAAYNQDLSERRAMAARNVLIKDFGLPKEKVFAVGRGEEHPIADNTNWQGRAKNRRVEFIVER, from the coding sequence ATGTTACGATGGATAGGAATGGCTTTGCTGCTTATGACGAGCGGGGCCCAAGCCAATGTGGTGGGATCGGACATTCAAAATTTCAATCCTACAACAAATGGTCTTGATTTTGTCACGGTGGAGTCCTCTGAAACTCTTGAGCCTGGCGTGATCAATTTAGGTCTATTTCTCAATTACGCAGTGAACGTGTTGCCGAACTACGAAAACACCACCACCCAAGAGCGCACCCGATTTCAAGATAGCTTGACCGGTATGGACTTTAACATGGGAGTGGGAATCTTAGGCCGCTGGGACTTTGGCTTAAGTATCCCCCAGGTGTTGTTGCAATCTAGTAAAGATGAAAATGACGTGGTTCGCGGAGAAATTGCCCAGACGGGCCTTACAGAGTTGAGGCTTAATAGTAAATATCGTCTATGGGGAGCTGACGAGTCGGGCGGCGTGGCCATAGCCGGTGGTGTTAATTTTAATCAAATCATTGATAACCCGTTTGCTGGGCAAGGAGCTGGCCCCACGTATAACTTGCAGCTCATTTACGACACCACCATGGGGCAAAATGCAGTGGGCGTAAATGCCGGCTATCGAATGCGAAACCCCGGCACGTCTGTGGTGGCAGAAATCGAACCGTTTAAAGATCAGTACATTGTTTCGTTTGCTGTGAGTCGTATGATTGAATCTTGGCGCAGTAAGTTTATCACCGAGGTGTATGCCGGTTTTCCGGCGCAGTCATCGGCGACCGCCTCGGATCGGGAGCTCTCCTCGGTGGAACTCGTCGGCGGCATTAAACACGATCTCTATGAGAGCTTGGCCTTACATGCCGGTGGCGGAACAGAGTTGCTGCATGGATCCTCAACTGCAGATTGGCGAATCTATGCCGGTCTGAATTGGGTCACTGATATGTTGGTCCGATCAAAAGAGACAACACTCTATCGCAAAGACAAGGCAGGTCAGCTTGAGTACGGGTATTTTGGGTCTGCAGTACCAGCATTCAATCAAACACCTCAGCTGGGAATACAACGTTTTGTGGCACGCAATGTGTTGTTTGAATTTGACTCCGCCGACGTCAAACCAGAATTTGCGAAGGTGCTTGGGCAGCTGGCTGAATACGTATCGAAAGAACCAGTATTTAAAAAGTTAACTATTGAAGGGCATACAGATTCTACAGGTCCCGCGGCTTACAACCAAGATTTAAGTGAGCGCCGGGCTATGGCTGCAAGGAATGTTTTGATCAAAGATTTTGGACTTCCGAAAGAAAAAGTCTTTGCCGTGGGGCGTGGTGAAGAGCATCCCATAGCTGACAATACGAATTGGCAGGGGCGAGCTAAAAACCGTCGGGTGGAATTTATCGTTGAGCGATAG
- the glpX gene encoding class II fructose-bisphosphatase: MDRNLALEFVRITEAAALASSRFMGRGDEKAADQAAVDAMRKAFDSVDIEGTVVIGEGERDEAPMLYIGEKVGRKNADCPAIDIALDPLEGTTICAEGSDGATSVIAVAEKGNFLHAPDVYMDKIAGPPQVKGLIGLDKSPEENIRIVSEALNKPVEDVTVVILRRPRHEELIERVRRLGARIRLIGDGDVSAGIASCWKGSGIDLLLGIGGAPEGVITAAALKCLGGDFQGRLVFHRDDQKERARKMGIEDFDRIYSLDELAAGDVMFCATGVTDGPLLKGVRTLPNNRASTHSVVMRSKTGTIRHVEAEHNFNVKASYS; this comes from the coding sequence ATGGATAGAAATTTGGCCCTAGAATTTGTGCGTATCACTGAGGCGGCCGCCTTAGCCTCGTCTCGATTTATGGGGCGTGGCGATGAAAAAGCCGCTGATCAAGCCGCGGTCGATGCGATGCGAAAAGCGTTTGATTCTGTAGATATTGAAGGGACCGTCGTCATCGGAGAAGGCGAGCGCGACGAAGCTCCCATGTTGTATATTGGCGAAAAGGTGGGGCGAAAGAATGCGGACTGTCCGGCTATAGATATAGCCTTGGACCCTCTTGAAGGAACAACCATTTGTGCTGAGGGCAGTGACGGTGCCACATCGGTGATTGCTGTGGCTGAAAAAGGAAACTTTTTGCATGCACCTGATGTGTATATGGATAAGATTGCTGGTCCGCCGCAGGTAAAGGGTTTGATCGGCCTAGATAAATCGCCGGAAGAGAATATTCGAATTGTAAGTGAGGCTCTAAATAAGCCGGTGGAGGATGTGACGGTTGTTATCCTTCGTCGTCCTCGGCATGAAGAGCTGATCGAGCGGGTTCGGCGCTTGGGTGCGCGCATTCGACTCATTGGAGACGGCGATGTCTCAGCGGGAATAGCCTCTTGTTGGAAGGGTTCTGGAATTGATTTGCTGTTGGGTATCGGCGGAGCACCAGAAGGGGTGATTACCGCAGCAGCGCTTAAGTGTTTGGGCGGTGATTTTCAGGGGCGATTGGTTTTTCATAGGGATGATCAAAAGGAGCGGGCTCGTAAAATGGGCATTGAAGACTTTGATAGGATCTATTCGCTCGACGAGTTGGCGGCTGGTGATGTGATGTTTTGTGCGACGGGTGTGACAGACGGGCCTCTTTTAAAAGGAGTGAGGACGTTGCCGAACAACCGGGCGTCCACACACTCAGTGGTGATGCGTTCAAAAACCGGAACCATTCGCCATGTGGAGGCGGAACATAACTTTAACGTGAAGGCCTCTTACTCCTAA
- the pgsA gene encoding CDP-diacylglycerol--glycerol-3-phosphate 3-phosphatidyltransferase yields MIATYARILMAPVLVAILMSPLPHAGLIAAVIFILTSITDWLDGYWARLYQAESAMGKFMDPIADKILVLTVLILLLDAHKVDPIMVILLLARDIFIGGLRSVAASNNVIIAAKPFGKWKTGFQMAAIPCLLVSDELFKDLSLHDIGYYGLWISVVLSLISGVEYTWGYYKNRPALNR; encoded by the coding sequence ATGATTGCGACCTACGCTCGCATTTTAATGGCGCCGGTGCTTGTGGCGATTTTGATGTCGCCGCTGCCTCATGCCGGCCTGATTGCCGCAGTGATTTTTATACTCACATCAATCACTGATTGGCTTGACGGCTACTGGGCCCGTCTTTATCAAGCAGAAAGTGCCATGGGCAAATTCATGGACCCGATCGCCGATAAAATACTCGTGTTGACTGTGCTCATCTTGTTGCTTGATGCCCATAAAGTGGATCCCATTATGGTCATTTTATTGTTGGCGCGAGATATTTTTATTGGTGGGTTGCGCTCAGTGGCCGCCAGCAACAATGTGATTATTGCTGCAAAACCCTTTGGCAAATGGAAGACGGGATTTCAAATGGCCGCTATCCCCTGCTTACTTGTCTCGGACGAACTGTTTAAGGATCTCTCATTGCATGATATCGGCTATTACGGCCTATGGATCAGCGTCGTATTAAGTCTAATTTCGGGGGTGGAATACACATGGGGATACTACAAAAATCGACCAGCACTCAACAGGTGA